The genomic DNA TCGTTCTGTATCTTCCCGTTTACCGCTACCCCGTGGACGAGATGGACGGGGCCGACCGCTGTGCGGAGGTCTCCGGCTACGTCTCCTCGGTCTTCGGCATCGCCCGCCTTCTGGAGGAGGCGGGCAACCGTGTGAACGGCCTGCATGGGGCCGTGTTCCTGCTTGACGGGCCGGCGGGCGACGGCGGGCGCGTCCTGGCGTCCCGCGACTTGGCCGTCCCGTCCGCGAACCAGGAGGGCGTTCCCTTCGGAGAGCTTCGCAAGGACGGCGAGGCGGTGCTCGAGCGCGATCTGGTGATCGGCGGGCGGCGTTGGACCTTGGCGCTGGCGATTCCGCCCGAACCGCGGCTGGCCCCGGTGGATTATCCGGCCTGGATCGTGCTGGTGATGGGGCTTCTGCTGACCGGCGCGCTGGCCGGCTACACCCGGCGCGAGGCGCAGGCCAAGCGCTTTCTGGTGACCGAGGCCCGCGCCCGCGCCGCCATGGCCCGCGCGCTGCGCGAAAGCGAGGAACGGTTCCGCATGGCGCTGCGCCATTCGCGGGTCGCCGTCTTCAGCCTGGACCGCAACCTGCGCTACATGTGGATGTACAACCCGCAGACCGGACGGGCGGCGGAAACCTTCATCGGCCGGACCAACGCCGACATCCACGCGCCGGACGACGCGGCGCGGCTGGACGCGGTGAAGCGGGCCGTTCTGGACACCGGAACCGGCTCCCGGCAGGAGGTCCGCGTCGGGGCGGCACCCGGCGTGGAGCAGGTGTTCGACCTGATCGTCGAGCCGTTGAGGGACGAGGCCGGCGGAGTGTCGGGCGTGATCTGCGCCGCCATCGACATTTCCGACGGTGTGCGCATCCGCGAGGCGCTGGCCGAGGCCCATGCCGAGGCGGAGCGGGCCAACCGGGCCAAATCGCGCTTCCTCGCCGCGGCCAGCCACGACCTGCGCCAGCCTTTCCAGGCCATGAGCCTGTTCCACCATATCCTGACCGCCCGGCTGTCCGACGCCAAGCAGATGGAGGTGGCCGGCAAGCTGGGGGAAGCGATCGCCGCCGGCAACACGCTGCTCAACACGCTGCTCGACACCTCCGCGCTGGAGGCCGGCAACGTCAAGCCGCGCCCCACCGTCTTCCCGTTCCAGGACATCGCCGACCGGCTGAACCGCGAATTCGCGGAGCAGGCGTCCGGCAAGGGCATGGTCCTGCGCATGGTGCCGACCTCCGCCTATGTGCTCAGCGATCCGGTGCTGTTGGAGCGCATGGTGCGCAACCTGCTGGTCAACG from Azospirillum brasilense includes the following:
- a CDS encoding ATP-binding protein is translated as MPLLDRRRRVSFAVPVLVAAGLTLTFGAFFQMRAANREAERTQHERQFAQFHDALTERIGSHALLLRTLRSAFSDPRPATRDGFAAAVRPIMPLYPGLWSVAWVSRVSLAEVPALEAAMRAAGRRDFTVQNAGETGDGGPGMAPAASQGDLFVNTLMEPERGGAFGQGINILSLPNRAEVLARACASGELTATEALPPRPRGESGRSIVLYLPVYRYPVDEMDGADRCAEVSGYVSSVFGIARLLEEAGNRVNGLHGAVFLLDGPAGDGGRVLASRDLAVPSANQEGVPFGELRKDGEAVLERDLVIGGRRWTLALAIPPEPRLAPVDYPAWIVLVMGLLLTGALAGYTRREAQAKRFLVTEARARAAMARALRESEERFRMALRHSRVAVFSLDRNLRYMWMYNPQTGRAAETFIGRTNADIHAPDDAARLDAVKRAVLDTGTGSRQEVRVGAAPGVEQVFDLIVEPLRDEAGGVSGVICAAIDISDGVRIREALAEAHAEAERANRAKSRFLAAASHDLRQPFQAMSLFHHILTARLSDAKQMEVAGKLGEAIAAGNTLLNTLLDTSALEAGNVKPRPTVFPFQDIADRLNREFAEQASGKGMVLRMVPTSAYVLSDPVLLERMVRNLLVNALRYAEAGTILLGCRRRDGHALIEVWDTGPGIPADQLKLIFDDFYRCGTDQRDSGRGLGLGLSIVRRTAQILGHQVDVRSRVGKGTVFSISVVMVGDRHNPLPEEPTTSVASA